ACTGGCTAAGTCTCCACTCTGAAAAGTTTCCTGACCCTTTAAACTCTTCCCAAGATAACTCAGGCTACAATAAAATCTTACATTCcctattttcttcctttgtgcCTGTGATTGCATTTCAGTAGATCCCTGCTGTTAGATAGACCaaattgttgttcttcagtcactgtcatgtccaactctttgcgaccccatgaactgcagcaccccatgaactgaagacttccttgtccttcactctccCCTGGAgtatgttcaaactcatgtccattgagtcgatgccatccaactatctcatcctctgttgcccccttctcctcctgctgtcaatctttcccagcatcagagtcttttccaaagagttggctcttcgcatcaggtggccaaagtattgaagcttcagcatcagttcttccagttaGTATTTGGGGTtggtgtcctttaggattgattggtttgatctccttgcagtccaagggactctcaagagtcttctccagcaccacaattcaaaagcatcaactttttgggCCAGATTAAGACACAGAATTAATCTTGCCCCTCAGAACAATATTTGAAATAAGCTGGCTTTGCAAatcatgataaataaataaagaggtttTATTTAGCCCGGGATAGGCAGGCCACATAATTGTGAAAGGTTTATAGAGCTGGTTATTTAATACTTCTtgagacagattttttaccaagtGGCTTTTATCATGACTACTGTAGGTATGTAAATAGGGTTCCCTCCAACCTTACAGTGTTGCGGTGAGCAGCACTGACCTTAGGCCCAGGAACTTTAGAATGCCCGTGCTTTATAAGGCCCAGCTCTGGCTAACTGTGCCCCTCCTTGTGGGGCAGAAAGTTTATGGGAACAAGAGGATGTGTCCATCTGAACCTGTACTCCCCAGTCTCTTGCCCCAGATTGATGCTGGACTGCACATTCCCTGACAAGTGGCTTTGAACCAGTTTCGGCCTTTACGGAGTCTCTTCCCCAGCTCCATCCTCCTAGGGGTTGACAGTGCTGCCAAGCTACTATATCCCTCTAGGCCAAACGGGTGGCCAAGAGGTGGCTGTGTGCTGGAAGGGGCGGTAATAGGTATATGGAACTTGAACTTAAGGGATAGGTACCCTCATATAAAAGGCACCTCATAGTTTGGGGTGGAAGTGGGGGTAAGAAAGTGAGGTAAGAAAGCAGTCAGGGGCCAGGGGCTAGCAGTTGGCTCTTTCTGAACCACCATGTCCCAGTGCAATACTTGGGACAGTCTAAAGACTTGCAATAGTCTAAGAAGTCTAAATTTGAACCTGGTCTTCCAGGTTGTTATGAAAGTATCTTATCAAGGTAGGAGAATGAAACATACTTATTTAACAGTTTATTTGCTTGATTTACAAATTGAACTATTTAGACTAATGGAATGTGGGCTCTCATTGTACTCAAATCCCAGGACCTGCAAATGTTAAGGGTGGGCCTGGCTGTAAGGACAAGTTCACAAGGTTCAAGCAACATTTATTCCACACTTCCCACCACCCCATCTCTGCCCCTGCTGTTCCTTTAGCCTCTCCATCTCTGCAGGCCACTCAAGGCCTACTTTCTGCGGTGTCACCTAAGATGGTCTCTTGTCTCCTCCCACCCTGTGCTTCCAGCACCACTTCCCTATTCAGCTGGAATCAATTTCTCCCTCCTCTGAACTTCCAAATTATTTTGTCTTAACTTCTCCTGTAGCGAAGAGTTGCTGTCCATCTTATAGTCATTTATGTTCACGCCTTATCTCCCCTTCTAGCCAATATACTCCTCAATGACAAGATTTGTTTCTGAGCCATCCATGTGTCTGCCACTACCTTACACATGTAGGTGCTCTGTAAATATGTATTGAAAATCATCAATCTGAGAAAAAGTaagtaaacaaaaagacaacagtGAAACCCATTCATTCACTTTTATGTGCATATctccttttgaaaatataaaactctatttgtaaagcagttatgtctacagaatgaaatttttatttgcatttgagTGAGTTAGCCTTCATCGGAAATTCACAAATGGTATCATATAGTGTCATGTTAGGCAGGGAAGGAGAAGTAGGAGGCACACAATTTTGGCTGTACCTCAGAGTCCTTTATCTCTCTAATAAAATttcattgcatttctctaaaatataCTTTTAGACGCCCTGCTAAAGTAAAGGAATTTTCAAAAAGACCTCCTTTGATAAAAATACTGTGTTTAACTCTAAATACAGTTTAGGTTACAGTTGCAGAATCTTAGTAATTAATGAAGGAAAAGTATTATGATCTTTTCTAACAGCAATGACCTTTTATACTCATTTTCTAGCTTCCTAAATGTGTTGAGAAAAACAAGCCAGTGTTCTACCCAAAACCACCTAAAACCTTCGCTCCTAACACTTCTTTAAACTCATGGGACCCTATTACTTCTCTAAGAGAAGTCAACATACAaagaaatctcgagaggtcccaCTGGATCACTTCATATAATCATGACTTTACAGGTATGAGTTCACTTTAATGAGTAAAAAGAACAAACTTAGAATATTTAACAAGTGCTATTACAGCTTTATCTTCTAATATTTCCCCCTGATTTCTTAATCTAAGTAGCAATAGGAATAAGGTGGGTGGTAAGTTCCTCTTAGAGGGTAATTAGAAAGttaagtttgttttcattttttatcatttctaattATATTACAAAAGGGAACAGGTTAAGTGTTTCTATAAAAAAGGTATAAATTTACATAGCATTCTTCATTTACTTTAACAAAATAATAAGATGTGATGTTTCCATTAAGGTCTGGGGCCCATGAATCCCCTTGAACTGGATGATTACCATGAAAAGGAGGTAGCAGAGTTAACTGGACAGATAGGATTTGACCCAGAGCCTGTAAGTAATTGCAGTCAACTCTCAGTTATTTAGGGGGAAAGTATCtagatttgggggcttcccaggtggctcagtgggtaaagaatccacctgcaatgcaggagacgtgggtgcaATCACTGTgttaggaagatcgcctggaggagggcatggcaatccactccagtattcttgcctggggaatgctactgaaagaggagcctgacaggctacagtccatacggtcccaaagagtcagacacaactgaagtgactgtgcacacatgcatgcacacatctaGGTTTGGGCTCCTTCTTGCTTTACTCACTTTTTATTTGCTTCCTGAATATTAGTGACCAAGCCAGCAAAGGGAAAATTTAACTCAGTTCAGAAGTTAATTCTGAATTGATTCGAACTTGTCCACTATTTTGAAGAACAAGCAAGTTTTCTTATCTTCATCACATGGGTGcatgctacgtcacttcagttgtgtccgactttttgcggccctatggactgcagcctgccaggctcctctgtctatgggagtctccaggcaggaacactggagtgggttgccatgccctccgtcAGGggacttccagacccagggatcaaacccatgtctcctgatgtctcctgcactgacaggcaggttctttaccactagcgctggcTGTTAAGTCCTTTCTTCATCACAGTACTGGgttatctttgttttattttgttttacagaTTTTCTACTATGCTACTGTTACTAAAATTTACAAAGGAATTGGTTTATGAACATTTACCTAGTAATAAATGTGATTCTTAataaattctgtgaatctttgcaTATTATATATCTTGCAtattttcactgcttttgaagAAATAAAGGCTTCCTCCTGATATCCACAATAATTGAGAGTTGGCTGAATTACAAACAAAAGCCAATAAATTCTCTGCAAATAACAAGAGATTTCTTAATTGATTATGTGAAATGTCCTAAAAGAAATGATCAAGCCCTTTAGTGATAGAAGTTATAATCTCTTAGCTTAATTATGCAAGTGAAATAAAATGACCTAATAGGatacatttatgttgttttatttgGACCTAAATTTTATCCTCTAAAACTCAGTTTTTTAAACAAGATTAATATTTCCAAAGATGTAGGTTGTGGAAAGACACCTAAAAAACAATGATAAGGTATTTCAACATGAACTCTTTTTAGACTGAATGAACACATTTACTTTATATACCTTCAGTATTTCTCAGGGTGATATAATAAATCATAACACTAGAAGTAGTTCCACAGACTAAGCCTTATCATTCACTAAaaggtttttaattttctctatttttcaccTGTAACAAACATTCTCTAAGGCTAGAGAAGACTATACATATACTCTGACATCATCAGGTGTATTCAACAGCCGTCCAGATTTCCACAGATTTAAGCCTGTAGAGTCCAGCCCCTCAAGAAgcagctttaaaatttttacaaggAAATACATGTACAGTTATACAAAGGATGTTTGTCAAGTATATTATATGCAGAATTATCATACAACTAAATCAACAcctaaattttttattaataacaagATAAAATATGCCTAAAATAGTTGGAAGTTTAAAAGAAACTTTCAGTGAATCTTGCTGGTTTCTAATTGAAACATAAATAATGGAGTCTGAGAAGGCATGTTTTACTGGtgataaatatgtatatgaaatattttgttgTAAAATAAAGTAAAGGTACTAAAGTCTGCTTCTTGCATATAAGGATACCATCAAAGTAAGATATATACTTTTTTGTTTATGATAAACTTAACAGtgtatttcaaagaaatttttttcttgttttcatagTATCTACTCAAACCTGACTAGCTAAAGGAAATAACAAATTTGTTGATAACAGTATGGAAACTCTTCCAACTATGAACAGATTAGGTTTCAAAAAGCTGTTcccaagtccttttttttttctaattccaaACTAGTTATATTTTCACcattcttatttttatctttgctaTCAATTCCATCATTGTCacacattcatttgtttttagttttctttcttaaacatattataaaaatgttcaaatgtTCAATGTTAACATACAGAAAAGTCTAAATAATTTTACAGTTAAGGCATGTATACCCATGGTCTAGATTGTACCGTAGCATTTTACTATACTTATTTTATCACACATCTATCTTGCCATCACTCCAAACATCGataaatttactttattttttctgcatTTCAGTGTAAATCACAGATTTACACTTCATCCTAAACATtcagcatgtgtgtatatgtgtgcatgtgtgctcagtcgactTTTGGGGACCCCacgggctatagcctgccagactcctctgtccatgggacttttccaggcaagagcactggagtgggtcaccatgcccttctccaggggatcttcttgacccagggatcaaactcgagtctccttctgcattgcaggcagattctttaccgctgagccaacgGGGAACCTAAAAAATGCATACCATTAATTGGACTtaaattagttttttcttttaaggtgatagttcagttggtaaagaatcctcctgcaatgcaggacaccccggttcaactcctgggttggaaagatccaatGGAGAggggatcggctacccactccagtattctggcctggagaattccatggactgtataggggtcacatagagtcggacacaactcagtgactttcacttcacttcacatacatTCATTACAATTACACAAACATTAAGTGTACATTCAATAAGTTTTGACTAATGCATACATCTTTGTAACCCAAACCTCTATCAATATATTCAACATTACCATCCTCCCAGAAAGTCCCCTCATGCCCCTTCCAAGTCaactcctccctcttcctcttaCCCCTCCCCCCAGTCATATATCTATTAATAACCCCTTAAACACACTCATTGCTTTTGCGGTTACCAGACATGATTAAGTTCACAATATCTGTCAAACATCTCAAAAGAGAAgcacagctatgacaaaccccTGTCAGACCAGTGTTTCTCCAAGCATAGCATATCACTGGCCTTAGCATCACTCAAGATGCTTATTAAGAAAGATTCCTAAGCCCTACTGCAGACCCTCTGCATCACAATCTCAGAGGACCAAGCTTGGGAATCTTATTTTCTGCTAACTCCAAAGCTGATTCTGATACAACCAACCAAGGTTTAAAAACCCTTGCCTGAGTCTAATAAAGAAGGCTTTGGCTGAGATTTAAATAATTGCACGTAACTTTTAACATCATCTGTTGGTGACAGACATCATCATAAAATATGACCTGTTTTATTCCAATAAGTTCTTTTATATCTTGGAAAGTCTGAAAACAAAGAGTTCCTACATGGAAAAATTTCTCTATAGCCAAGTAAAAATGTGCCCTTTACTTATAAAAACATGTGTTTATTAGGACCCAAATTTCAATGTCTTGAAATAAATATCAGTAAACATTTCAGTGTTGACTCCAACCCGTCCTGTGTTTGCTCAGACAGTGAAAATTGGTATGAATTTTGACCTGCCATTTGTGGCAATATCCTGACAATGCTAGATCTATTAATtagttgattttctcttttttatcctACCACCACAGCAAGAAAAATTCCATCCTGCCTTAAGGCCCACCAGACCCTTGGAAGGACGAATTGCCCGACTGATTCAGAACCGACGTCCTCTGGAGGCTACTCTTGAGCAAAGACCGCCTTCCTGTCCAGACTGTACCCCTCGAGTTCTGTGTACTTTTCATACCTTTGTGCCCAGTTCTACAGAAATGATGGCTCTGAGTGATAACATACCTGCAGGTGTGACACATAAAAACCACGAGATTGAAGAAAAGATTAAGGAAGAACAAAGCTTGCTATCTACCTATGCACTCCCATCCCGTTACCCAACAAAAGATCTGGCTAATACTTACGACATAAAACCATTTCCAAAAATCACAGATACTAAAAAGACCGAAGATTTGTACTGGAGACAGCTGTCATTAAAACCCCAACTTATACCTTACTGTAACCCAGATCATTACATTCCCTatgaacatttaaatcagtataaTGTGTACCAAAACCCTGTTAGCCTTAGTAAGCCTGATATTTTACAAAGTAAACCAGACTTGAAAACTTTTGATTTTGAACACTTTTTAAGTAAGCCAGAACAGTTGACCTTGAATATGGAGGATGATGAAGAAACAAAACCTATCCTAGGTTGGATTCCTAGAGCTGGAGTGGCCAAACCTCAAACGGACCTGCTGGAGCTTAAGAACGCTTTTTCAAAAACTGGTGCACAAAAACGTTTCCATTCATCGGTTCTAGAAGACTATAAAGACCTGAGGGATAAAGAGCACTCGGGGAAGAGACACCAATTCTATGGCCATAATTCCTATTATTTCTATAATTGAGCTATTCATCCTtcccttcaaaacccagcttcttgcaagaaaagaaaaaatataacagaATTTCTTCCTCattgctggattctgttttctGGAGAAGCCATAATGAGCTTGTTAATGAAGTTTATGTTTTCAGGTATTTAAGTTAGGGTCTGGTCAGAAGAACCCAGAAAAGGTGATGTTCTGTCTTCTTCAAAAGTTTAACAATTTGGCAATAAAATAGAACCAGAAAAATTTATAGTCTTTAAtctcattttcaaataatatgcCAAGGAATTTTTCCAAAATCATAATAAACAATGTGTATGacaaaattttacaaaaaattttgaaaaaaactcAAATTCCTGATAATTGACAAATGTCTATACGAACTATAGTAGTaccttaataaaataaatatatggtcACTGTTCCTATAGGTAAATGTTTGTATACAATAACACTGGGTACAAGGACAAAATTCAAAAGCTCAGTTAACTGAGGGACTGACAACTCTACAAACTAAATTACCTTAATAAATATGTGGGCCCTGTTCCTTTATGTAAACACATGGACAAAATAAGTTAGTAGAAAAGACAAAATTCAAAATGCTCTGCATGCACACACGTTCTAAGTTggatgtttcttttcctttcaccttCTGATAGAGAAACATATCCATttcttttatgaagaaaaaatgattttattgcaAAGATCCAGAAATGGTTTTAATTAGTAACTGAGGAACTCTGTGGCAAGAAAGGATggtgtcttagtctgtttgggctgctatgacaaaataccacaaactaggTGGCTTATATAAgcaacaaacattattctcacagttctggaggtgggGAAGTCCAGGTCATGGCACTGGCTGGTTTGGGGTCTGGTGAGGCTCTGCTTCCTCACTGACCACCATTTTCTCACCACAGCATCACTTGATAAAAGCAAGGgatctctctgggcttcttttcagggcactaatcccattcatgaaggtTCTGCCTTCATGAACTAAAGTGAAAGTcgttgagtcgtgtccaactctttgcaaccccatggactatacagtccgtggaattctccaggccagaactggaatgggtagcctttcccttctccaggggatcttcccaacccagggattgaacccaggtctcctgcattgcaggcagattctttaccagttgggccaccagggaagaccaagaatactggagagggtagcctattccttctcaattggatctttccaacccaggaattgaattggggtctcctgtattacaggcagaaactaatcacttcccaaagacTCCCACCTCCTAATAAtcttgggggttaggatttcaatatataaattttcagggagggggacacaaacattcagaccatagcagatGGCTTGATATCTATTATTCTAAAGCCAAATATCATGATTTTTAGAAGGTGTCCACCAAGAGTTTATATGACTGCTAAATGGAATCAACTCATTTATTGATAATATGACAAGAGGTACATTTTAGACAGTTTACTCATGAGGGATTAGACAGAAAGCTCATGAGGGATTTCTGACTTTTTTTGagatttaatatttgtttttgtttcatgacCAATATGTCATTTGATTACACCCTCTTTAAAACTATTCTGGGCTAAAATTAGGGaattttttcccaattttattcTGTAGCATAGTTATATTCATTACATTAGGTACTGTGAGAAGCAAAAAGTCACATGGTAAAATAACGTTGGGGAAAACTCAGGGCAAGAAAGTCAATCACATGACTTAAGCACAAGATTCTCCGTATCTTCTGACATGTAAACATATTGCGGTATGCCTAAGGTGAgggggatgggcttccctggtggctcagtgataaagaatccatttgccaatgcaggtttgatccctaatccgggaagatcccctggagaaggaaagggcaccccactccagtattcttgcctggtaaatctcatggactgaggagcctggtgggctatacagtccatggggtcacgaagagtcagacatgacttagtgactgaacagcaaggcaaagaagttggggtggggggtgggggtgggattggATCTAGATAGGCCAAATGAGGACCAAAATGAGGACAACCACACAGTGACTCTGGAGTTTGCTCTTCAGTTACTCTATTGACTTCTGGTTTCCATTGTTGCTATTGAGAGATGTGATGTATATCTATTTGAAATTTTCTTAAGTAGATAATCTCTCTTTTAcatctattttaaatacttcTTTTTGTCTAGAGAGTTCTGATGATCCATCACCAGGTCTTACTGCTGATTTTGTTTATCCTGTTTGCATTCATGTGCTTCCTGAATTTGAGATTCATGTCTTATATCAGTCTTGGAAAATCCTCagatttatattttcaaacaCAGGCCTCTCCCTAGTTTTCTCCATTTTAGTCTTCTGAAACTCTAAATAGACCTCCTTCTACCATCTTTCTTATGTCTTAACTTCTctaatttctcttttatatattctacCATTTGTTCTCTAAATTACATTTAGTAATTTCTTTGTATCTCCCTTCCATTTCATTAATTctttcatttgtaccttttttttaaacctgtttttaaaatgtgctttgtgGCCCCATCTTTTGAGTTTTTAATGTAGGATGATTGGCCATATttactctgtgtgtatgtgtgtgcgcacgcgcgctaagtcacttcagtcatgtctgactctttgcaaccccatggactggagcctgccaggctgttcatgggatttttcaggcacaaatactggaatgggttgccatgccctcctccaggggatcttccagacccaaggatcgaacccaagtctgcatctcctgcattgccaggtggattctttaccactgaggcactggggaagcccatatacatattttatatatttttaaaaattaatctataaTCCAGTCACTAAAATATCAACAACTCACATGCTATGTTCCTCCTCTTTCCATTTCCCAGCCTGTCCTCTCAGAATCACAGTAGGCATTATCCTTTCCTTTAGGTATAGCTATGGCTTTGTCTTTCTTGTCCTTGAATTTTGTATAAAGCTCACCCAATATATGAAGTTTATTTCAGTGACTTTAACTTTCATTTACAgaaattatttttgtctctttttaaaatctgccACATTATTTTTGATAGTTCCTTGTTTGTTGCacatgtttttgtttccttctttatctaaatgttttcaaatatcaTTTCACATTATATAttgtaaaagtaaataaaatttattttctctatttataaaggaaaaagtggagaaggaaatggcaacccacttctgtattcttgcctggagaattccatggcctgtgcccggcaggctacaacccagggtcccaagaatcagacatgactgaagtgactaacacataaaggaaaaacagaactTTCTCCCACCTTctaggaggaaggaggaaaatcTAAACCACCTAAATCTTCACACTAACCATCTGGAATGTAAATAGGTCTCTCAAAAAATGTAAACACCTAGGTAGATAGAGCTTCACTTTGGGAGCTTAATGCAGGTGTGACCATTTATTtctcaggaaaagaaaagttttatttttcttttggacgAGGACAACTCATTAAACAAATGGCTACCACAATTCCCAAGTGAACTTAGggtgaaataatgtgaaaaaataaaaacttaactaAGAAGGATCTGGCCACAAACCATGATGTCAAGTCCTCCTGTGGAAAACAGGTTACCATTAATCCAAATGATAAGTGACAATAGTGCTGTCAAATGGAAAATAGGGCACTACTGATCCTAAAGCCTCATCTTATATGCTAGCTAAAAACAGCATGAGATAAAAGGATTATAATTAGTTTAGTATAAATTGTGTGAGGTCTTATTTTGATTTGGTAGTTTCTTCTAGATTACCTATATACAGCTATTTTATATTGTGCTTATTCAGTAATAAATGCATTTGCTTTCTTTCCATAGTGATATGAGGTCCCTCTTTTTCAGTAATGTTTTTACTTCTCCAACACTATCTAATAATTCCAACTGGCCCTTTGTGACTATAATTTTGCTCTTTGTTGGTTTTCATTATTATCTCATCACAGCATTTCTTAAATATGGAACCTGGGTTGATTGAGATATTTCTCTAGAGATTTGAGTGTTTTTGCCAGACACCAGAACACATCACCTATCTACAattactttgttcatttttctgctaGAGGTTCCTTAGGCCGTGCAGGTAAAATAAATCAAACCTTAAACCTCCATGTGGGCAGACCTGTGGTTATGAATTATCAGAGGATACTTTTTCCTCCCATCCAGTACCCAAGACCAAGCCAGACAAGACTAATTTGGTTCTTCCCTTTGCCAATGAGCAGACTATTTTATCCTTTAGATTGAAGTGTTTCAGCATTATGCAGGGGCCTCAACCAACCGAGACCCCTCCCTACTCCACTACTCTTCTTTTGTATGAGCTTTACTTCCATTCTGCAGTTGTTTAGTGGCTACGCCGTGTCCAAATCTTTTACaacctggactgtagccttccagggtcctctgtccatgggatttcccaggcatgaatactggagtgggttgccatttccttctccagaggatcttcccaacccagggatcaaacccacaacttcTCCATTGAAGGAGCCACCagatgctgagccaccagagatgcccTTAAAGCCTAAGGCTCTTTCACTTCAGCAATGGGTGTCTCTAGAGTCAACTTATGCTTATCACAGTTTTCAGTTCTTGCTGCCTGCCTCACCCCTGCCTCCAACTAGACTTCTTTTCCCTCATTTCTTGCAACGTCATTAGATGTTTTGGTTTGAGGGGGTGGCATTTTACTAGATTTCTTTCTTATCATgaacattaaaaatgtatatatcacCCATTGTGCTGCTGGAAGGAGAAATCTAAGGCATTTGTTATATAATAGTTATACCCCTTACCAGCCACTACAATAGGAAAAGATGGAGATAGAACAGATATACAAATATGGAACTGGGCAACTTGTAGAACAGTAATGTTCTCAACTAATTCTCTCTGGTATCTTGAATGCATGGTAAGCACTATGAATCTCTTTAGAACCTGAATACATGGATATTAAGCACAACTGTTATAGTATCTACTAAAGGAATGTGCCAAGTGTTCATTTTTGCTCTTGTTCGCGTTCTCATTTTCCTTCTACTTTCATTTACAACAGTCTTTATCCCCAATTTCCTTAGGTAAAGGTGTTAAGGACTTCTGATTTTCTATTCTCCCCCTCatggaaataaatttgaaatgtcAATCAATCACTAGGCCCCTTGATGTATTGCTAATTCTGCATGGCCTGCAGCACCAGCACAATGTTGCTACTCTGTTCAGTCAACTGAACAAAGACTAGTAACTTCTGATACCACAAACACAGAAGATTTGAATTAGGACAAATACCCATTTAAAGCCCGAGTATTCCTTGAAGAGATATGGGTGGCAACATTAGGACTTGGCTTCAAACATATGGACTGAATTTGCAAGGTGTTAACTGAGCCCGGTTTTTCAAAAACTTGGGTAGCTAGTCAAATGAGCCACTTCAGTATTACAGTTAAAACACTATCTTGGTCCACTCCAAAAGCCACAAAAGTTCTTGAATATTCAAGTGTTGtgatttcttctctgttttaCAGTACACTTTTGTGGCAGCAGTGTGTGAGATCAGAGACAAGAAAATGGGAAATCAGGACACAGAAAACAATAATCTATTCGTATAAGGAGATAGATGATCTGGAGAAGAAATTATAGGACCAGTTTAAGAGGGGTCTGAGGTAATCCAGGTTAA
This is a stretch of genomic DNA from Dama dama isolate Ldn47 chromosome 18, ASM3311817v1, whole genome shotgun sequence. It encodes these proteins:
- the SPMIP4 gene encoding sperm-associated microtubule inner protein 4 isoform X2 — translated: MEVIHGRPYCCRELEGADILSETFYSNELHTPLQTTTRPTASEDRKLPIEQYYYLSQNKKSDIYGNDSLLPKPPNSTVGEICSPYPIEHPYHTHISRGAMFPTFTSPKDLYTGIKARTQQPFPPTVPTKPYDTTVLKTRGNPYRYELLDFPTDSKKKALVWPGQQVYFDLPKCVEKNKPVFYPKPPKTFAPNTSLNSWDPITSLREVNIQRNLERSHWITSYNHDFTGLGPMNPLELDDYHEKEVAELTGQIGFDPEPQEKFHPALRPTRPLEGRIARLIQNRRPLEATLEQRPPSCPDCTPRVLCTFHTFVPSSTEMMALSDNIPAGVTHKNHEIEEKIKEEQSLLSTYALPSRYPTKDLANTYDIKPFPKITDTKKTEDLYWRQLSLKPQLIPYCNPDHYIPYEHLNQYNVYQNPVSLSKPDILQSKPDLKTFDFEHFLSKPEQLTLNMEDDEETKPILGWIPRAGVAKPQTDLLELKNAFSKTGAQKRFHSSVLEDYKDLRDKEHSGKRHQFYGHNSYYFYN
- the SPMIP4 gene encoding sperm-associated microtubule inner protein 4 isoform X1, with the protein product MEVIHGRPYCCRELEGADILSETFYSNELHTPLQTTTRPTASEDRYQKLRQSLQRCRLPWGAEREYGGIMPISLPEEHRPKCEPPRVMGKGHQHYGFGGEIWPRKLPIEQYYYLSQNKKSDIYGNDSLLPKPPNSTVGEICSPYPIEHPYHTHISRGAMFPTFTSPKDLYTGIKARTQQPFPPTVPTKPYDTTVLKTRGNPYRYELLDFPTDSKKKALVWPGQQVYFDLPKCVEKNKPVFYPKPPKTFAPNTSLNSWDPITSLREVNIQRNLERSHWITSYNHDFTGLGPMNPLELDDYHEKEVAELTGQIGFDPEPQEKFHPALRPTRPLEGRIARLIQNRRPLEATLEQRPPSCPDCTPRVLCTFHTFVPSSTEMMALSDNIPAGVTHKNHEIEEKIKEEQSLLSTYALPSRYPTKDLANTYDIKPFPKITDTKKTEDLYWRQLSLKPQLIPYCNPDHYIPYEHLNQYNVYQNPVSLSKPDILQSKPDLKTFDFEHFLSKPEQLTLNMEDDEETKPILGWIPRAGVAKPQTDLLELKNAFSKTGAQKRFHSSVLEDYKDLRDKEHSGKRHQFYGHNSYYFYN